A genomic window from Gossypium hirsutum isolate 1008001.06 chromosome D10, Gossypium_hirsutum_v2.1, whole genome shotgun sequence includes:
- the LOC107916300 gene encoding uncharacterized protein, which yields MWSDSSSHEIQPHKGLQIKLDDKFFCRLMSKETSMSNSSSMVYYGSASGAIPFMWESHPGTPKHPSPHTSLPPLTPPPYHSPLNSNSKPVPKKNSKSTLFSSIVRKLISAAPRINHASPSRCSLLSLSSRSNASMNRKLSHRLRGYFSCSCSISPVHNCMDDDDHAGERLRSSASTLCFGIKPKTLNESRGGRSMIKMKKALLSFVSYD from the coding sequence ATGTGGAGTGACAGCAGTAGCCATGAGATTCAGCCACACAAAGGTCTCCAAATCAAGCTAGATGACAAGTTCTTCTGCAGGCTAATGTCCAAGGAAACTTCCATGTCTAATTCTTCTTCAATGGTCTACTATGGATCAGCTTCGGGTGCTATTCCATTCATGTGGGAATCACACCCTGGAACCCCTAAACATCCTTCCCCTCACACTTCTCTTCCTCCTTTAACTCCCCCTCCGTATCATTCACCGTTGAATTCAAACTCGAAACCGGTGCCAAAAAAGAACTCGAAATCGACCCTTTTCAGCTCCATCGTTCGGAAGCTGATCAGCGCTGCTCCAAGGATAAACCATGCTTCTCCTTCACGATGTTCTTTATTGTCTTTATCATCACGGTCTAATGCTTCCATGAATAGAAAGTTATCTCATAGACTAAGGGGCTATTTTTCATGTTCATGTTCAATATCACCCGTTCATAATTGCATGGATGATGATGATCATGCTGGTGAACGACTCAGATCATCAGCTTCGACGTTGTGTTTTGGGATTAAACCAAAGACTCTGAATGAAAGTAGAGGTGGTCGGTCAATGATAAAAATGAAGAAAGCATTGCTATCATTTGTTAGCTATGACTGA
- the LOC107916302 gene encoding uncharacterized protein isoform X1, with amino-acid sequence MPGNGNWQVSPKLDDTCQSGCKEAEYSCPPLPRSGSQQSSMSVLSEIPVPVFVFSRRKKRQGSSGIGSASVANCCAEAPMNSKRSGACLSVVSSDAFSVATLERIEVSHGEHRNVAVGDTVMPLACNREPHGLKYESANGCSAMDDRSSDDAHKTVMLKSIDVDSINDSCSSSKSNMDTLLASTKSEMDENGECTSSSVIGAEVLREDLYEKGMCLPVLRKPENVEEVGPSRARAIEEIGTSGVSRCSRLCKICDRLGTTQKMLICDNCEEAFHVRCCRPKIKKPPVDEWYCISCMKQKRIVLKETLARRSSSITSGMGKERDGSSKWEVSPIELMLRDAEPYTTSVRIGKGFQAEVPDWSGPIDIDVDTIGEPLNLDPSEYTYYHEKNSNKSSKLSSKGNWLQCQEFVEGKGGSKGTICGKWRRAPLFEVQTDDWECFCSVQWDPSHADCSVPQELETDQVLKQLKYIELLSPRQSAKRQKLNQTENCTPQNGEDETRNALS; translated from the exons ATGCCTGGAAATGGAAATTGGCAGGTATCTCCTAAATTGGATGATACTTGTCAGAGTGGATGCAAAGAGGCTGAGTATTCATGCCCTCCTTTGCCAAGATCTGGTTCTCAACAGTCATCGATGAGTGTTCTGTCTGAAATTCCTGTGCCTGTTTTTGTTTTCAGTAGGAGGAAGAAACGGCAAGGCAGCAGCGGCATTGGTTCTGCTTCTGTTGCCAACTGTTGTGCGGAGGCCCCAATGAATTCAAAGAGAAGTGGGGCTTGTCTTTCTGTTGTCAGCTCTGATGCTTTTTCAGTGGCAACATTGGAGCGAATTGAAGTTTCTCATGGTGAACATAGAAATGTAGCTGTTGGAGATACCGTGATGCCTCTTGCATGCAATAGAGAGCCTCACGGTTTAAAGTATGAATCTGCTAATGGATGTTCTGCCATGGACGACCGTAGTTCTGATGATGCACATAAAACTGTTATGCTGAAATCCATAGATGTAGACAGTATAAATGATAGTTGTTCATCATCGAAGTCAAATATGGATACTTTATTAGCTTCCACGAAAAGTGAGATGGATGAAAATGGTGAGTGCACCTCCTCTAGTGTAATAGGTGCTGAAGTTTTAAGGGAAGATCTATATGAAAAAGGTATGTGCCTCCCTGTACTTCGGAAGCCGGAGAATGTTGAGGAAGTTGGGCCATCTAGGGCTCGTGCTATTGAGGAAATTGGTACTAGCGGGGTTAGTAGGTGTTCTAGGTTATGCAAAATTTGTGACCGTTTGGGAACAACACAAAAGATGCTAATTTGTGATAATTGTGAAGAGGCATTTCATGTACGTTGCTGCAGACCGAAGATAAAGAAACCACCGGTTGATGAGTGGTATTGTATTTCGTGTATGAAACAGAAGCGAATAGTGCTCAAGGAGACTCTTGCAAGAAGGTCTTCTAGTATCACTAGTGGAATGGGCAAAGAAAGAGATGGATCATCTAAATGGGAAGTCAGTCCAATAGAATTAATGTTGAGAGATGCGGAGCCTTATACAACTAGCGTTCGAATTGGCAAGGGTTTTCAAGCAGAAGTTCCTGACTGGTCTGGTCCAATTGATAT TGATGTTGATACCATTGGCGAACCCCTAAACTTGGATCCTTCAGAATATACTTATTACCAC GAAAAGAATTCAAACAAGTCATCTAAATTAAGCTCAAAAGGGAACTGGCTTCAATGCCAAGAATTTGTAGAAGGCAAAGGAGGCAGTAAAGGAACCATCTGTGGAAAGTGGCGCAG GGCTCCGCTTTTCGAAGTCCAAACTGATGATTGGGAGTGCTTCTGCTCTGTGCAATGGGATCCATCCCATGCTGATTGTTCTGTACCTCAG GAGCTGGAAACTGATCAAGTTTTGAAGCAACTCAAGTATATTGAGTTG TTGAGTCCTCGACAATCAGCTAAACGGCAAAAATTGAATCAGACCGAAAACTGTACCCCACAAAATGGTGAGGATGAAACAAGAAATGCACTAAGTTAG
- the LOC107916302 gene encoding uncharacterized protein isoform X2, with product MNSKRSGACLSVVSSDAFSVATLERIEVSHGEHRNVAVGDTVMPLACNREPHGLKYESANGCSAMDDRSSDDAHKTVMLKSIDVDSINDSCSSSKSNMDTLLASTKSEMDENGECTSSSVIGAEVLREDLYEKGMCLPVLRKPENVEEVGPSRARAIEEIGTSGVSRCSRLCKICDRLGTTQKMLICDNCEEAFHVRCCRPKIKKPPVDEWYCISCMKQKRIVLKETLARRSSSITSGMGKERDGSSKWEVSPIELMLRDAEPYTTSVRIGKGFQAEVPDWSGPIDIDVDTIGEPLNLDPSEYTYYHEKNSNKSSKLSSKGNWLQCQEFVEGKGGSKGTICGKWRRAPLFEVQTDDWECFCSVQWDPSHADCSVPQELETDQVLKQLKYIELLSPRQSAKRQKLNQTENCTPQNGEDETRNALS from the exons ATGAATTCAAAGAGAAGTGGGGCTTGTCTTTCTGTTGTCAGCTCTGATGCTTTTTCAGTGGCAACATTGGAGCGAATTGAAGTTTCTCATGGTGAACATAGAAATGTAGCTGTTGGAGATACCGTGATGCCTCTTGCATGCAATAGAGAGCCTCACGGTTTAAAGTATGAATCTGCTAATGGATGTTCTGCCATGGACGACCGTAGTTCTGATGATGCACATAAAACTGTTATGCTGAAATCCATAGATGTAGACAGTATAAATGATAGTTGTTCATCATCGAAGTCAAATATGGATACTTTATTAGCTTCCACGAAAAGTGAGATGGATGAAAATGGTGAGTGCACCTCCTCTAGTGTAATAGGTGCTGAAGTTTTAAGGGAAGATCTATATGAAAAAGGTATGTGCCTCCCTGTACTTCGGAAGCCGGAGAATGTTGAGGAAGTTGGGCCATCTAGGGCTCGTGCTATTGAGGAAATTGGTACTAGCGGGGTTAGTAGGTGTTCTAGGTTATGCAAAATTTGTGACCGTTTGGGAACAACACAAAAGATGCTAATTTGTGATAATTGTGAAGAGGCATTTCATGTACGTTGCTGCAGACCGAAGATAAAGAAACCACCGGTTGATGAGTGGTATTGTATTTCGTGTATGAAACAGAAGCGAATAGTGCTCAAGGAGACTCTTGCAAGAAGGTCTTCTAGTATCACTAGTGGAATGGGCAAAGAAAGAGATGGATCATCTAAATGGGAAGTCAGTCCAATAGAATTAATGTTGAGAGATGCGGAGCCTTATACAACTAGCGTTCGAATTGGCAAGGGTTTTCAAGCAGAAGTTCCTGACTGGTCTGGTCCAATTGATAT TGATGTTGATACCATTGGCGAACCCCTAAACTTGGATCCTTCAGAATATACTTATTACCAC GAAAAGAATTCAAACAAGTCATCTAAATTAAGCTCAAAAGGGAACTGGCTTCAATGCCAAGAATTTGTAGAAGGCAAAGGAGGCAGTAAAGGAACCATCTGTGGAAAGTGGCGCAG GGCTCCGCTTTTCGAAGTCCAAACTGATGATTGGGAGTGCTTCTGCTCTGTGCAATGGGATCCATCCCATGCTGATTGTTCTGTACCTCAG GAGCTGGAAACTGATCAAGTTTTGAAGCAACTCAAGTATATTGAGTTG TTGAGTCCTCGACAATCAGCTAAACGGCAAAAATTGAATCAGACCGAAAACTGTACCCCACAAAATGGTGAGGATGAAACAAGAAATGCACTAAGTTAG
- the LOC107916301 gene encoding protein NRT1/ PTR FAMILY 5.1 translates to METKGYTQDGTVDLRGRPVLASKTGKWKACAFLVGYEAFERMAFYGIASNLVNYLTTQLHEDTVSSVRNVNNWSGSVWITPIIGAYIADTYLGRFWTFTVSSLIYVVGMILLTTTVSMKSLRPTCTDGICNKASTLQIVFFYTSLYTIAIGAGGTKPNISTFGADQFDDFNPQEKELKVSFFNWWMFSSFLGALVATLALVYIQENLGWGLGYGIPTVGLLFSLFVFYLGTPIYRHKVKKTKSPARDLIQVPITAFRNRKLQLPNHPCQLHEHEPQQYINSGKRQVHYTPIFRFLDKAAVKDGNSSKPPCTVTQVEGTKLVLGMLLIWLVTLIPSTIWAQINTLFVKQGTTMDRSLGSSFQIPAASLGSFVTSSMLLSVPMYDRYFVPFMRQKTGNPRGITLLQRLGIGFVIQIAAIAIAYAVEVRRMHVIRVHHIMGPKETVPMSIFCLLPQYVLLGIADVFNAIGLLEFFYDQSPEDMQSLGTTFFTSGIGVGNFLNSFLVTVVDKITGGGNGKSWIGDNLNDSHLDYYYGFLLVISTLNLGAFLWASSKYVYKRETIEFNEGCIELESKALEISPLGLQV, encoded by the exons ATGGAAACCAAAGGTTATACCCAAGATGGCACTGTTGATCTTCGTGGTCGTCCCGTGCTTGCCTCTAAAACTGGAAAATGGAAAGCCTGTGCTTTCCTTGTTG GATATGAAGCATTTGAAAGGATGGCTTTCTATGGAATAGCTTCAAACTTAGTGAACTACTTGACCACCCAACTTCATGAAGATACAGTTTCATCTGTTAGAAATGTGAATAACTGGTCAGGATCGGTCTGGATTACACCAATTATCGGAGCATACATTGCAGATACTTACTTGGGTCGATTCTGGACTTTCACCGTTTCATCTCTCATCTATGTCGTG GGAATGATACTGCTGACAACAACAGTTTCAATGAAATCACTGAGGCCAACTTGCACAGATGGTATTTGTAACAAGGCCTCAACTCTGCAAATAGTGTTCTTCTATACATCACTTTACACCATAGCCATAGGAGCAGGGGGAACAAAACCCAACATATCAACCTTTGGGGCAGACCAGTTTGATGATTTCAATCCCCAAGAAAAGGAGCTCAAAGTCTCCTTCTTCAATTGGTGGATGTTTAGCTCTTTCTTGGGTGCCTTGGTTGCCACTCTTGCCCTTGTTTACATTCAAGAAAACTTGGGTTGGGGACTTGGCTATGGCATCCCAACAGTTGGTCTCCTCTTCTCACTCTTTGTGTTTTATCTTGGGACCCCAATTTACAGACACAAAGTGAAGAAGACTAAAAGTCCTGCTAGGGACCTTATTCAAGTCCCCATTACCGCCTTTCGGAATCGAAAACTTCAGCTCCCTAACCACCCATGTCAGCTTCATGAACATGAGCCTCAACAGTACATTAACAGTGGGAAAAGGCAAGTCCATTACACTCCTATTTTCAG ATTCTTGGACAAGGCAGCAGTGAAAGATGGCAACTCAAGTAAGCCACCTTGCACTGTAACTCAAGTGGAAGGAACCAAGCTTGTTCTTGGGATGCTTTTAATATGGCTAGTGACCTTAATCCCCAGCACAATATGGGCTCAAATAAACACATTATTTGTGAAACAAGGCACCACCATGGACAGAAGCTTAGGTTCAAGCTTTCAAATCCCAGCAGCTTCACTTGGGAGCTTTGTCACATCCTCCATGCTCCTCTCCGTACCAATGTACGACCGCTATTTTGTACCATTCATGCGTCAAAAAACCGGAAATCCTAGAGGAATAACCCTTCTTCAAAGGCTCGGCATTGGATTTGTCATCCAAATCGCTGCCATCGCTATTGCATACGCAGTCGAGGTTCGAAGAATGCATGTCATAAGAGTGCATCACATCATGGGACCTAAGGAAACTGTCCCAATGAGCATATTCTGCCTGTTGCCTCAGTATGTACTGCTAGGGATTGCTGATGTGTTTAATGCCATTGGACTGCTAGAATTCTTTTATGACCAGTCACCAGAAGACATGCAAAGCCTAGGGACAACATTTTTCACCAGTGGAATTGGTGTTGGGAACTTCTTAAACAGCTTTTTAGTAACAGTGGTGGATAAAATTACAGGCGGAGGAAATGGCAAAAGCTGGATTGGTGACAACTTGAATGACTCTCATTTAGATTACTATTATGGGTTCCTTTTGGTCATATCAACCCTTAACTTAGGGGCCTTTCTTTGGGCATCAAGCAAATATGTCTACAAAAGAGAAACCATAGAATTCAATGAGGGTTGTATTGAACTGGAGAGTAAAGCCTTAGAGATATCTCCACTAGGATtacaagtataa